The proteins below are encoded in one region of Shewanella algae:
- the surA gene encoding peptidylprolyl isomerase SurA: MKPCKKLIFGFFALVMSQAALAAPQLLDRVAVQINDGIVLESEVQNMVDTVKANAKAAGQSLPSDQALRTQVIERLILTRLQLQMADRIGLHIGDLQLDQTIENIAKQQNMTVAQMRAEIEADGSSFSQYREQLREEVTIGEIQRIQVQRRIQVSPQEINNLVKLIKEQGLKDVEYQVGHILIEVPSNPTSEQLEGASKRANAVLERLKSGADFRETAIASSAGPKALEGGIWDYMNINEMPTLFAEVITDAKKGDIIGPIKSGAGFHIIKIMDARGLQTKEVEEVRARHILLKPSPILSEDRAKAMLQQFLKQIRSGEAKFEDLARQYSEDPGSATKGGELGWADPGIYVPEFAQTLNSLKQGEISEPFRSTHGWHITQLEERRKTDATDQFNTNRAHQLIFRRKFNEELQNWLDEMRADAYIELFDPETDRG, encoded by the coding sequence ATGAAACCCTGTAAGAAACTGATTTTTGGATTTTTTGCTCTAGTCATGAGCCAGGCTGCCCTGGCAGCACCACAGCTGCTGGATCGCGTTGCAGTGCAGATCAACGACGGCATAGTGCTGGAAAGCGAAGTCCAGAACATGGTCGACACTGTTAAGGCCAACGCCAAGGCCGCCGGCCAGAGTCTGCCTTCGGATCAGGCGCTGCGCACTCAGGTTATTGAGCGTTTGATCCTCACCCGTCTGCAACTGCAGATGGCCGACCGTATCGGCCTGCATATCGGGGATCTGCAGCTGGACCAAACCATAGAAAACATTGCCAAGCAACAGAACATGACTGTCGCCCAGATGCGCGCCGAAATTGAAGCCGATGGCAGCAGCTTCAGCCAATACCGCGAGCAACTGCGTGAAGAAGTAACCATAGGCGAGATCCAGCGTATTCAAGTACAGCGCCGAATTCAGGTTTCACCCCAGGAAATCAATAACCTGGTGAAGCTGATCAAGGAACAGGGCCTGAAAGACGTGGAATACCAGGTTGGCCACATTCTGATTGAAGTGCCTTCCAACCCCACTTCAGAGCAACTGGAAGGAGCCAGCAAGCGTGCCAATGCCGTGCTGGAGCGCCTGAAATCCGGTGCCGACTTCCGTGAAACCGCCATTGCTTCTTCCGCCGGTCCCAAGGCGCTGGAAGGCGGTATCTGGGATTACATGAACATCAATGAGATGCCTACCCTGTTTGCCGAAGTGATCACAGATGCCAAGAAAGGCGACATCATAGGCCCTATCAAGAGTGGTGCCGGTTTCCATATCATCAAGATCATGGACGCCCGCGGCCTGCAGACCAAAGAAGTCGAGGAAGTCAGAGCCCGCCATATCCTGCTCAAGCCGTCACCGATCCTGTCTGAAGACAGAGCCAAGGCGATGCTGCAGCAGTTCCTCAAACAGATCCGCAGCGGCGAAGCCAAGTTTGAAGATCTGGCGCGTCAGTACTCGGAAGATCCCGGTAGTGCCACCAAAGGCGGTGAGCTGGGTTGGGCCGATCCCGGCATTTATGTGCCCGAGTTCGCCCAGACACTCAACAGCCTGAAGCAGGGTGAAATCAGTGAGCCGTTCCGCTCAACTCACGGCTGGCACATCACTCAGCTGGAAGAGAGACGCAAAACAGATGCCACAGATCAGTTCAATACCAACCGTGCGCATCAGTTGATCTTCCGCCGCAAATTCAACGAAGAGTTACAGAACTGGCTGGACGAAATGCGGGCCGACGCATACATTGAACTCTTCGACCCAGAAACTGACAGAGGTTAA
- the pdxA gene encoding 4-hydroxythreonine-4-phosphate dehydrogenase PdxA — protein MDIKRIAITPGEPAGIGPDLVVQLAQRDWPAELVVCADPALLQARAKMLGLSLQLKPYQPSQAAKPQQAGSLTIVPFPMACEPRCGVLNEQNSAYVVDTLRYAGEKNMNGEFDAVVTGPVHKGIINQAGIPFSGHTEFFAHQAGCQDVVMMLACPGLQVALVTTHIPLAYVSKAITRERLHQIIRILHQDLVNKFALDNPKIYVCGLNPHAGEDGHLGREELDVIIPALNELREQEQMRIIGPLPADTLFQPKYLQDADVVLAMYHDQGLPVLKSQGFGKSVNITLGLPYIRTSVDHGTALELSGTGKADIGSFVCALNKAIELAGKN, from the coding sequence TTGGACATTAAACGTATTGCCATTACCCCCGGAGAGCCTGCCGGCATAGGCCCGGATCTGGTAGTACAGCTGGCGCAGCGCGACTGGCCGGCCGAGCTGGTTGTGTGCGCGGATCCTGCCTTGTTGCAGGCGCGCGCCAAGATGCTGGGGCTCAGTCTCCAGCTCAAGCCTTACCAGCCAAGCCAAGCGGCCAAGCCACAGCAAGCCGGTAGTTTGACCATAGTGCCCTTCCCCATGGCCTGTGAGCCTCGCTGCGGCGTGCTCAATGAGCAAAACAGCGCCTATGTGGTCGACACCCTGCGTTATGCGGGTGAGAAGAATATGAACGGCGAGTTTGATGCCGTGGTGACAGGTCCGGTACACAAGGGCATTATCAATCAGGCCGGGATCCCATTCTCCGGCCATACCGAGTTCTTTGCCCATCAGGCCGGTTGTCAGGATGTGGTGATGATGCTCGCCTGCCCCGGTCTGCAGGTAGCCCTGGTGACCACTCACATTCCACTGGCTTACGTTTCCAAAGCGATCACCCGTGAACGCCTGCATCAGATCATCAGGATACTGCACCAGGATCTGGTGAATAAGTTTGCCCTGGACAACCCCAAGATTTATGTCTGTGGCCTCAACCCCCATGCCGGTGAAGATGGCCATCTGGGACGAGAAGAGCTGGATGTAATCATCCCGGCGCTGAACGAGCTCAGAGAGCAGGAGCAGATGCGTATCATAGGCCCTCTGCCTGCCGATACCCTGTTCCAACCCAAGTATCTGCAAGATGCCGATGTGGTGCTGGCCATGTACCACGACCAGGGCCTGCCTGTGCTCAAGTCACAGGGCTTTGGCAAGTCGGTAAACATCACTCTGGGCCTGCCCTATATCCGCACTTCGGTGGATCACGGCACGGCGCTGGAACTCTCAGGCACAGGCAAGGCCGATATCGGTAGCTTCGTCTGTGCACTCAACAAGGCCATAGAACTGGCCGGCAAAAACTGA
- the rsmA gene encoding 16S rRNA (adenine(1518)-N(6)/adenine(1519)-N(6))-dimethyltransferase RsmA, translated as MSNKVHLGHTARKRFGQNFLTDDNVINRIVAAIAPDNEHVMVEIGPGLAALTEPVASAIDKLTVVELDRDLVERLKQHPVLKDKLEIHQGDALQFDFNKLMVEGKKLKVFGNLPYNISTPLMFHLFEYAEQITNMHFMLQKEVVLRLSASPGSKAYGRLTVMAQYYCQVVPVLEVPPVSFTPPPKVDSAVVRLVPYETKPWPAKDVAMLGKVTSTAFNMRRKTLRNNLKGLLDDADYETLGIDPGLRPEQISVEQYVAIANLLSDRQA; from the coding sequence ATGAGCAATAAAGTACACTTAGGCCATACCGCCAGAAAACGTTTCGGACAAAACTTCCTGACCGATGACAATGTGATCAACCGTATTGTGGCGGCTATCGCCCCGGATAATGAGCATGTCATGGTCGAAATCGGCCCGGGTCTGGCGGCCCTGACCGAACCTGTGGCCAGTGCCATAGACAAGCTGACCGTGGTCGAGCTGGACAGAGATCTGGTAGAACGCCTGAAGCAGCATCCTGTGCTGAAAGACAAGCTGGAAATTCATCAGGGCGATGCCCTGCAGTTTGACTTCAACAAACTCATGGTCGAGGGCAAGAAGCTCAAGGTCTTTGGTAACCTGCCATACAATATCTCCACGCCGCTGATGTTCCATCTGTTCGAATATGCCGAGCAGATCACCAACATGCACTTTATGTTGCAAAAAGAGGTGGTGTTGCGGCTTTCAGCCAGCCCGGGCAGCAAGGCCTATGGCCGCCTGACTGTCATGGCCCAATACTATTGCCAGGTAGTGCCGGTACTGGAAGTGCCTCCGGTCAGCTTCACGCCGCCACCTAAGGTCGATTCCGCCGTGGTGCGTCTGGTACCCTATGAAACCAAACCCTGGCCGGCCAAAGACGTTGCCATGCTCGGCAAAGTAACCAGCACCGCCTTCAACATGCGCCGCAAGACCCTGAGAAATAACCTCAAGGGGCTGCTTGATGATGCCGATTATGAGACTCTGGGAATCGATCCCGGCCTCAGACCCGAGCAGATTAGTGTCGAGCAGTATGTTGCCATCGCCAACTTGCTGAGCGACCGTCAGGCGTAA
- the apaG gene encoding Co2+/Mg2+ efflux protein ApaG, whose product MNPQKSRIRVEVQTQYIEHQSAPDEDKYLFSYTITIINLGDEAATLKSRHWVITDGNGQQSEVQGAGVVGETPRIKPNTAYQYSSGTVLETPLGFMEGRYLMETDAGESFYAQIPPFRLAVPGQVH is encoded by the coding sequence ATGAATCCCCAGAAAAGCCGTATCAGAGTCGAGGTACAGACCCAGTACATAGAACACCAGTCTGCGCCGGATGAAGACAAGTATCTTTTCAGTTACACCATCACCATTATCAATCTGGGTGATGAGGCGGCGACCCTCAAGAGTCGTCACTGGGTGATCACTGATGGCAATGGCCAACAGAGCGAGGTTCAGGGCGCCGGTGTCGTCGGTGAAACCCCGAGGATCAAGCCCAATACTGCCTACCAATACAGCAGCGGCACAGTGCTGGAAACGCCGCTGGGCTTTATGGAAGGCCGTTACCTGATGGAAACCGATGCGGGCGAGAGTTTCTACGCCCAGATCCCTCCTTTCCGCCTGGCCGTACCCGGCCAGGTACACTGA
- a CDS encoding symmetrical bis(5'-nucleosyl)-tetraphosphatase: MAHYFVGDIQGCFNELQRLLEKVDFNPSKDELWAVGDLVARGPDSLSTLRFFRDLGGSAKSVLGNHDLHLLAVKAGLKRAKPSDKLQPLLEAADIDSLIDWVRTQPLMRELPEHKLIMTHAGVPPQWDIQTLRQEAGAVSQALQRADYLDSLIARMYTEEPEDWSGELSGLPRLRYCINALTRMRYLYLDGTLDFSCKVPPAKCEDPNLKPWFLFPSNTADYTRVFGHWAALMGKVQGERLQALDTGCCWGEYLTLWHLESDQKITQPRLKKG; this comes from the coding sequence GTGGCTCACTATTTTGTCGGCGATATTCAGGGCTGTTTCAACGAGTTGCAACGCCTGCTGGAGAAAGTCGATTTCAATCCCTCCAAGGACGAACTTTGGGCGGTCGGCGATCTGGTCGCCCGCGGTCCGGATTCTCTCTCGACCTTGAGATTCTTCCGCGATCTCGGCGGTTCGGCCAAGTCGGTACTGGGTAACCATGATCTGCATCTGCTGGCGGTCAAGGCCGGGCTCAAACGCGCCAAACCCAGCGACAAGCTGCAACCACTGTTGGAAGCCGCTGATATCGACAGCCTCATCGACTGGGTTAGAACCCAGCCCCTGATGCGCGAACTGCCCGAGCACAAACTCATTATGACCCATGCGGGCGTGCCGCCCCAGTGGGACATCCAAACTTTACGCCAGGAAGCAGGCGCCGTCAGCCAGGCATTGCAAAGAGCCGACTATTTAGACAGTCTCATCGCCAGGATGTACACAGAAGAGCCGGAAGATTGGTCCGGTGAGCTCAGCGGCCTGCCCAGACTCAGGTACTGTATCAACGCCCTGACCCGGATGCGTTACCTCTATCTCGACGGCACGCTGGATTTCAGCTGCAAGGTGCCGCCGGCCAAATGTGAAGACCCCAATCTCAAACCCTGGTTTTTATTCCCATCCAACACCGCTGACTACACCCGGGTCTTTGGCCATTGGGCCGCGCTGATGGGCAAGGTCCAAGGCGAAAGACTGCAGGCGCTGGACACCGGCTGTTGCTGGGGAGAATACCTGACACTCTGGCACCTGGAATCAGATCAAAAAATTACCCAACCTAGGTTAAAAAAAGGTTAA
- a CDS encoding methyl-accepting chemotaxis protein produces the protein MKLNVATRVIAGFAVVTLLLILLGAVSWFTNNELKNTTEVLQQLSIPALKSTGELGETLSEQQRLVLVGYHVTKANKLPPIQQQFASQKQNFKAQFASLSKLVQQEPGLKEILPQVERNYQAFINTSERMMADHLSALEQQESLNKQRDQLETTADDAASLLLDLMDLEQSQDTTEREIAASAAALDSNVTNVISTVYDLVATEERSKYEIIVKELSYIINEAEAKLEYISRHGAGVIDADVLNEMNSELGKLSQHLKGKNSIQAQKATQLELKASTQVALNQVETDKKNVNQAMGALSGAIETLTNEINAKTLASIDSASMQTLLVVLVAIVVAIAVSIAVVKPLTASLNRINQALNILASGDLTHKLDDSGQDEFAELSRNCNRLIDSLRGLIRGILDRSNQLAAAAEQTSAVTSQTTIGIQEQKSQVDQVATATTELSSSAQQVSHSADHALNQIKQADEEAQHMRMIAEENRRTIEALAEEVAKAGQVINKVHSDSDAIGSILDVIRGIAEQTNLLALNAAIEAARAGEQGRGFAVVADEVRNLASRTQESTQEIQQMIQVLQTGTQEAVAVMEQGRAQANSCVAKTEQANQALEAISESVHQAFDAGTQIANAAQEQNLVSQQVSEKLEHIALISEETASGADQTAQSSHQVAQLAEELQASVGEFKV, from the coding sequence ATGAAGTTGAATGTAGCGACCCGAGTCATAGCAGGGTTTGCCGTAGTCACCCTGCTATTGATCCTGCTTGGTGCTGTTTCCTGGTTCACCAACAATGAGCTGAAAAACACCACCGAAGTTCTACAGCAACTGAGTATCCCGGCACTCAAATCAACCGGCGAGCTGGGTGAAACCCTCAGCGAACAGCAAAGGTTGGTTCTGGTGGGTTACCATGTCACCAAGGCCAATAAACTCCCGCCTATCCAACAGCAGTTTGCCAGTCAAAAGCAAAACTTCAAGGCGCAATTTGCCAGTCTGTCAAAGCTGGTACAGCAAGAGCCCGGGCTCAAGGAGATCCTGCCCCAGGTAGAGCGCAATTATCAGGCCTTTATCAACACCAGCGAACGCATGATGGCCGACCACCTCAGCGCCCTGGAGCAACAGGAAAGCCTCAATAAACAGCGGGATCAGTTGGAAACAACCGCTGATGATGCCGCCAGTCTGCTGCTGGATCTGATGGATCTGGAACAGAGCCAGGACACGACTGAGCGGGAGATTGCCGCTTCCGCCGCCGCTCTGGACAGCAATGTCACCAATGTGATCAGCACTGTTTACGATCTGGTCGCCACCGAAGAGCGCAGCAAGTACGAAATCATAGTCAAAGAACTTAGCTATATCATCAATGAAGCCGAGGCCAAGCTGGAGTACATCAGTCGCCATGGCGCCGGTGTCATCGATGCCGACGTGCTCAACGAAATGAACAGCGAGCTTGGCAAACTCAGCCAACATCTTAAGGGCAAAAACTCCATTCAGGCCCAGAAAGCGACCCAACTTGAGCTCAAAGCCAGTACTCAAGTGGCGCTGAATCAAGTGGAAACCGACAAGAAGAACGTCAATCAGGCAATGGGGGCTCTTTCCGGTGCCATCGAAACCCTGACCAACGAGATTAACGCCAAAACCCTGGCCAGTATCGACTCGGCCAGTATGCAGACCCTATTGGTGGTACTGGTGGCGATAGTGGTTGCCATAGCTGTGAGTATTGCCGTGGTGAAACCACTGACCGCCTCACTCAACCGTATCAATCAGGCATTGAATATCCTAGCTTCCGGTGACTTGACCCATAAGCTGGATGACTCTGGTCAGGATGAGTTTGCCGAGCTTTCCCGCAACTGCAACCGCCTTATCGACAGTCTCAGAGGTCTTATTCGCGGCATTTTGGATAGATCCAACCAATTGGCAGCCGCCGCCGAACAAACCTCGGCGGTTACCTCACAAACCACTATCGGGATCCAGGAGCAGAAGAGCCAGGTGGATCAAGTGGCCACGGCTACCACAGAGCTGAGCTCCAGTGCCCAGCAGGTATCCCACAGCGCCGACCACGCCCTGAACCAAATTAAACAGGCCGATGAAGAAGCCCAGCATATGCGGATGATTGCCGAAGAAAACCGCCGCACTATAGAAGCGCTGGCCGAAGAAGTCGCCAAGGCGGGGCAAGTGATCAACAAGGTGCATTCCGACAGTGATGCCATAGGCTCGATTCTGGATGTTATTCGCGGCATTGCCGAGCAGACTAATCTACTGGCACTCAACGCCGCCATCGAGGCCGCCAGGGCCGGTGAACAGGGACGCGGCTTTGCCGTTGTGGCCGATGAGGTACGCAACCTCGCATCCCGCACCCAGGAGTCGACCCAGGAGATCCAGCAGATGATCCAGGTGCTGCAAACAGGCACCCAAGAGGCGGTCGCTGTCATGGAACAAGGCCGCGCCCAGGCCAACTCCTGCGTCGCCAAGACAGAGCAAGCCAATCAGGCTCTGGAAGCCATCAGCGAATCTGTTCATCAGGCTTTCGATGCCGGAACCCAAATCGCCAACGCCGCTCAGGAACAGAACCTGGTCAGCCAGCAGGTTTCAGAGAAACTGGAACATATTGCGCTGATATCGGAAGAAACCGCCTCAGGCGCAGATCAGACCGCCCAATCCAGCCACCAGGTAGCGCAACTCGCCGAAGAGTTGCAGGCTTCGGTTGGCGAGTTCAAAGTCTAA
- a CDS encoding energy transducer TonB: MNYKNLLFTICFLSTGTLAASNYASVELTYLEPTKTESTWLRDKEFMPRYPVELAMKGVAGCGVFKVTVDKNGSTESITLISSVPKKTISKPATDVIKDWHWKLAEDKTPVSEEKLLRLDFCMGGSSEAESRSKCKQQATMVCE, encoded by the coding sequence ATGAACTACAAAAATTTACTTTTCACCATCTGTTTTTTGTCTACTGGAACACTCGCTGCCAGTAACTATGCCTCTGTAGAATTAACCTATTTGGAACCAACAAAAACGGAAAGCACTTGGCTTCGAGACAAGGAATTCATGCCTCGCTATCCCGTTGAGTTAGCAATGAAAGGTGTAGCTGGTTGCGGAGTATTTAAGGTCACAGTCGATAAAAACGGTTCAACCGAGAGTATCACTCTCATAAGCTCTGTGCCTAAAAAGACCATTTCAAAGCCAGCAACTGACGTAATTAAAGACTGGCATTGGAAGCTAGCAGAGGACAAAACGCCAGTAAGTGAAGAAAAGCTGTTAAGGTTAGATTTTTGTATGGGTGGTAGTTCAGAAGCAGAGTCACGCTCAAAATGTAAGCAACAGGCAACTATGGTATGTGAATAG
- a CDS encoding transposase gives MNAGCPFFLSFFLVAPITRESGRYKGKRVIQGGRAQVRTVLYMAMMSAMQCNPVFKDTYARLLEAGKPKKVAIIACVRKMVVILNSMLRDGIMWDQNIAQNKGLTP, from the coding sequence ATTAACGCAGGGTGTCCATTTTTTCTGTCCTTTTTTCTCGTCGCCCCTATTACACGTGAAAGCGGACGCTACAAAGGGAAACGAGTCATCCAAGGAGGCCGCGCACAGGTGAGAACCGTTTTGTACATGGCCATGATGTCAGCCATGCAATGTAACCCTGTTTTCAAGGACACTTACGCTCGATTACTCGAAGCTGGAAAACCAAAGAAAGTGGCGATTATTGCTTGCGTTCGCAAGATGGTGGTCATCCTAAACTCTATGCTTCGAGATGGCATCATGTGGGACCAAAACATCGCCCAAAATAAAGGATTGACGCCATAG
- a CDS encoding DUF4440 domain-containing protein: MKNLMEILIELEEHLFQPDVRSSSSELVQLISDDFIEIGASGLRFGKANVLARLPTEVAPEITASNYELRMFGLDCAQLLYKAKMSKIDHPSPTYSHRCSIWRRSTIGQWQMIYHQGTTCAPF; encoded by the coding sequence ATGAAAAACTTGATGGAAATATTAATCGAGTTGGAGGAGCATCTTTTCCAGCCTGATGTACGAAGTTCTTCGAGTGAGCTCGTTCAGCTAATCTCTGATGACTTTATTGAAATTGGTGCTTCAGGTTTGCGATTTGGGAAGGCAAATGTATTGGCGCGTTTACCAACTGAGGTTGCGCCTGAAATAACCGCAAGTAATTATGAGTTACGAATGTTTGGCCTGGACTGTGCTCAGTTGTTATACAAAGCGAAGATGTCAAAAATTGATCATCCATCGCCAACTTATTCACATAGGTGTTCAATCTGGCGTCGGAGTACGATCGGTCAGTGGCAAATGATTTATCATCAAGGGACAACATGCGCTCCGTTCTAG
- a CDS encoding DUF3718 domain-containing protein: MRLLPVAIAALIAVSSVSVPSTAKAEDLLAASICDYVKSNDKNRLRKKLKENRMKLRNIYSGISCDGESLLRTAYHSNAEDTGEFIAKRLSKTELEVAEADGKSIVDWAEANGFGASIITQAIKERLGS, encoded by the coding sequence ATGCGTCTGTTGCCCGTGGCCATTGCTGCGCTGATTGCTGTATCCTCAGTGTCAGTCCCCTCAACTGCTAAAGCCGAAGATCTACTGGCTGCCAGTATCTGTGATTACGTCAAATCCAACGACAAAAACCGCCTGCGCAAGAAGCTGAAAGAGAACCGGATGAAGTTGCGTAACATCTATTCTGGGATCTCCTGTGACGGCGAAAGCCTGCTGCGCACCGCCTATCACAGCAACGCCGAAGATACCGGCGAGTTTATTGCCAAGCGCTTGTCAAAGACCGAACTGGAAGTGGCGGAAGCCGATGGAAAGAGCATAGTCGACTGGGCCGAAGCCAATGGTTTTGGTGCCAGTATTATCACCCAAGCCATCAAAGAGCGTCTCGGTAGCTGA
- the folA gene encoding type 3 dihydrofolate reductase, translated as MRIAMIAAMAHDRVIGKDNQMPWHLPEDLRHFKQMTLGKPVVMGRKTFESIGRPLPGRHNIVISRQSDYAPEGVTRVSSFKEAVEAAGNCEELVVIGGGQLYREILPQADTLYLTEIDLQVEGDTRFPEWDDGSWQQIYEESGHSVKGLDFRFINMVRKC; from the coding sequence ATGCGCATCGCCATGATTGCCGCCATGGCCCATGACAGAGTCATAGGTAAAGATAACCAAATGCCCTGGCATCTGCCGGAAGACCTGCGTCATTTTAAGCAGATGACTCTGGGAAAGCCGGTGGTGATGGGACGTAAGACTTTCGAATCCATAGGTCGTCCTCTGCCCGGGCGCCACAACATAGTGATCAGCCGCCAGAGCGACTATGCCCCGGAAGGTGTTACCCGGGTTTCTTCCTTCAAAGAGGCTGTGGAAGCGGCCGGAAACTGCGAAGAACTGGTGGTGATAGGCGGCGGCCAGCTCTACCGGGAAATTCTGCCTCAAGCCGATACGCTGTATCTGACAGAGATAGACTTGCAAGTGGAAGGGGACACTCGCTTTCCCGAATGGGACGATGGCAGTTGGCAGCAAATTTACGAGGAAAGTGGCCATAGTGTAAAAGGGTTGGATTTTCGCTTTATCAATATGGTGAGAAAATGTTAA
- a CDS encoding threonine/serine exporter family protein, translated as MDTLLLLLNDAFFSAIPAMGFAMLFNVPRRYLLYCALAGAIGHSSRTLMLQFGLPIEWATFAAAGIIGMVTIAFAKRHLAPPLLYAVAAIIPMIPGSYAYNTVIALVQLTAQSQLSTELWEQVVTNGLKTVFILGALSVGLAMPSLLYFRTRPVI; from the coding sequence ATGGACACTCTGTTGTTACTGCTGAATGATGCCTTTTTCTCGGCTATTCCCGCTATGGGCTTTGCCATGCTATTCAATGTTCCCAGGCGTTATCTGCTTTACTGTGCTCTGGCCGGGGCCATAGGCCACAGCTCACGGACCTTGATGTTGCAGTTTGGCTTGCCGATAGAGTGGGCCACCTTTGCCGCTGCCGGCATCATAGGCATGGTGACTATTGCCTTTGCCAAGCGTCATCTGGCACCGCCGCTGCTGTATGCCGTGGCGGCGATTATCCCTATGATCCCGGGTTCCTATGCCTACAACACTGTGATTGCCCTGGTGCAATTGACCGCCCAGTCACAGCTCAGTACCGAGCTGTGGGAACAGGTGGTCACCAATGGCCTGAAAACCGTGTTTATTCTCGGGGCTTTGTCTGTCGGTCTGGCCATGCCCAGTCTGTTGTATTTCCGTACCCGCCCGGTGATTTAA
- a CDS encoding threonine/serine exporter family protein has product MYADTQNDITRQVVRVAQLLLAYGAESELVEEISQRLGRALGLASVELSISSNSLVLTSLVSGRCITTTRRIREHGINMTVVCELQRICLLAEKGLYGPNEVRKRLARLQPKTYPKWLLIPMIGLSCGSFCHLFGGDLAACLFTFFASVIGMFVRLAMAQRHFNVLVNFAVTAFVTSLAAQLGYLYPVTQTPELAMAASVLMLVPGFPMINSISDMVKGHMNVGISRWGQATLMTVSSVIGITIAMQLGGIFL; this is encoded by the coding sequence GTGTACGCTGATACCCAAAACGATATCACCCGGCAGGTCGTCCGGGTTGCTCAGCTATTGCTGGCCTACGGCGCTGAATCTGAACTGGTTGAAGAGATCAGTCAGCGTCTTGGCCGGGCACTTGGCTTGGCCAGTGTCGAGCTATCCATCTCCTCCAATTCGCTGGTGCTCACCAGCTTGGTTTCCGGTCGTTGTATTACCACTACCCGGCGCATTCGTGAGCACGGCATTAATATGACAGTGGTGTGCGAGTTGCAACGCATTTGCCTGCTGGCCGAAAAAGGCCTCTATGGCCCCAATGAAGTCCGCAAACGCCTCGCCAGACTGCAACCCAAAACCTACCCCAAGTGGCTGCTTATCCCCATGATAGGCCTCTCCTGCGGCAGTTTTTGTCACCTGTTCGGTGGCGACCTGGCCGCATGCCTTTTCACCTTCTTTGCTTCTGTCATCGGCATGTTTGTGCGCCTGGCCATGGCGCAACGTCACTTCAATGTGTTGGTGAATTTTGCCGTGACCGCCTTTGTCACCAGCTTGGCAGCCCAGTTGGGGTATCTCTATCCTGTGACCCAAACCCCAGAGCTGGCGATGGCGGCCTCTGTGCTGATGCTTGTTCCCGGCTTTCCGATGATCAACTCGATATCGGATATGGTTAAAGGCCATATGAATGTGGGGATCTCCCGCTGGGGGCAGGCGACATTGATGACAGTTTCCTCAGTGATAGGCATTACCATTGCCATGCAGCTTGGGGGGATTTTCCTGTGA